The following proteins are encoded in a genomic region of Coffea eugenioides isolate CCC68of chromosome 6, Ceug_1.0, whole genome shotgun sequence:
- the LOC113775145 gene encoding protein OCTOPUS-like, giving the protein MNPTAADPAPPPPPPPQPPRSSFSCDRHPQEQFTGFCPSCLCERLTTLDQSSSNPSSSSRRPSTSSSSAAAALKSLFSSSSSKPSASFTTTTTNPPPQPPPKPSKPASFFPELRRTKSFSASKHEGLGLSFSGAFEPQRKSCDVRVRNTLWSLFTLDNESKVTTSAKPSTSSSSLNPQHSILTKDTHDDFVNKPVFESKEEGEGEEEPQNDESECSYDSSSSCNNNNNNNNNIGSDEITPVAAIQEAPVVEERGDINLEIVEEEDEEVVDFSTIKPMKDHIDLDSQAKKPSGGGGVREIAGSFWSAASVFSKKWHNWRRKQKMKKRSNGELSATLPVEKPISRQYRETQSEIADYGFGRRSCDTDPRFSLDAGRISFDDPRYSFDEPRASWDGYLIGRSFPRMPPMLSVVEDAPAVHVSRSDSQIPVEEPNVLGMNCPVNDDEAVPGGSAQTREYYSDSSSRRRKSLDRSSSIRKTAADVVAEIDEMKGASNATVLPANLDCMNGTKVIVAERDSKDANSSSLRDDYSETFELRSLRDNASVVGNGEGKGPKKSRRWSWKIWGFIHRRNGGNKDEDDDRDSKANGVERSYSESWQELRREGNGEVKDGINRKVFRSNSSVSWRNSSYIGGSFGSVRRLGMEMNGNGKKRRDDFILDRNRSARYSPNNVDHGLLRFYLTPLRSSSRRGAPAKNRQNGSHTIARSVLRLY; this is encoded by the coding sequence ATGAATCCCACTGCTGCTGACCCAGCACCTCCGCCTCCTCCTCCGCCGCAGCCTCCGCGTTCCTCCTTCAGCTGTGACCGCCACCCTCAGGAACAATTTACCGGTTTCTGCCCCTCCTGCCTCTGCGAGCGCCTCACCACTCTCGACCAATCCTCTTCCAATCCTTCTTCCTCTTCTCGCCGCCCTTCCACCTCCTCTTCCTCCGCTGCCGCCGCCCTTAAATCCCTCTTCTCCTCCTCTTCCTCCAAGCCCTCCGCCTCCTTTACCACCACCACTACTAACCCCCCGCCACAGCCCCCTCCTAAACCCTCCAAACCAGCCTCATTTTTCCCGGAGCTCCGCCGCACCAAGTCCTTCTCCGCCTCCAAGCACGAGGGCCTAGGCTTGAGCTTCTCCGGCGCTTTCGAGCCTCAACGCAAGTCCTGCGATGTTCGTGTCCGCAACACGCTTTGGTCCCTTTTCACTCTCGACAACGAGTCTAAAGTCACCACCTCCGCCAAACCCTCTACCTCTTCCTCTTCTTTAAATCCTCAACATTCCATCCTCACCAAAGATACCCATGATGATTTTGTGAACAAACCCGTTTTTGAGTCcaaagaagaaggagaaggagagGAGGAGCCTCAAAACGACGAAAGTGAATGCAGTTACGATAGCAGCAGCAGctgcaacaacaacaacaacaataacaacaacATCGGGTCTGATGAAATCACCCCTGTAGCTGCAATTCAGGAAGCTCCTGTTGTGGAAGAAAGAGGAGACATCAATTTGGAGATCGTGGAAGAAGAAGACGAAGAGGTGGTGGATTTTAGTACCATAAAGCCCATGAAAGATCATATAGATCTCGATTCTCAGGCGAAGAAGCCTTCTGGAGGAGGCGGAGTGAGAGAAATTGCGGGGAGTTTCTGGTCAGCTGCCTCAGTTTTCAGTAAGAAATGGCATAACTGGAGGCGCAAGCAGAAGATGAAGAAGCGAAGCAACGGCGAGTTATCGGCTACATTGCCTGTGGAGAAGCCCATTTCCAGGCAGTACAGAGAGACTCAGTCCGAGATTGCGGATTATGGGTTTGGGCGGCGTTCTTGTGATACTGATCCTCGGTTCTCTCTTGACGCCGGGAGGATTAGCTTTGATGATCCCAGGTACTCGTTCGACGAGCCTCGGGCTTCTTGGGACGGGTACTTGATTGGGAGGAGTTTTCCGAGGATGCCACCCATGCTGTCCGTCGTGGAAGATGCCCCAGCTGTTCACGTTTCGAGGTCTGATTCTCAGATTCCGGTGGAGGAGCCCAATGTCCTTGGGATGAATTGCCCCGTTAATGACGATGAGGCTGTGCCGGGAGGGTCTGCTCAGACTAGGGAGTATTATTCGGATTCTTCTTCCAGGAGGAGGAAGAGCCTGGATAGGTCTAGTTCTATTAGGAAGACTGCGGCTGATGTGGTGGCGGAGATCGATGAGATGAAGGGGGCTTCTAATGCTACGGTATTGCCTGCTAATCTGGACTGTATGAATGGGACAAAGGTTATAGTTGCCGAAAGGGATTCCAAGGATGCAAACTCaagttctttgagggatgactACTCTGAGACTTTTGAATTACGTAGTCTGAGAGATAATGCTTCGGTGGTTGGGAATGGAGAAGGAAAGGGGCCAAAGAAATCAAGGAGATGGAGTTGGAAAATATGGGGTTTTATACACCGGAGAAATGGTGGAAACAAGGATGAGGATGATGACAGGGATAGTAAAGCAAATGGGGTGGAAAGGTCATATTCAGAGTCTTGGCAGGAGTTAAGGCGGGAGGGTAATGGTGAAGTGAAAGATGGGATCAATAGAAAGGTGTTTCGGAGTAACAGTAGTGTGAGCTGGAGGAATTCAAGTTATATTGGGGGATCATTTGGAAGTGTGAGGAGATTGGGGATGGAGATGAATGGAAATGGCAAGAAGAGGAGAGACGACTTCATCTTGGATAGGAATAGGAGTGCCAGATATTCGCCGAACAATGTGGATCATGGCCTCCTGCGCTTTTACTTGACGCCCCTGAGAAGCAGCAGCCGCAGAGGTGCTCCGGCAAAGAACAGGCAAAATGGCTCTCATACAATTGCAAGAAGTGTACTTCGGCTATACTGA